GTGCATCAGTTGGATTTGGGAACGAAACAAAATACCCAAATTACGCGCTACGACAAACATCCTGTACGTTTCCTGACCGCTTCGCAAGACAACAAACTTTGTTATTCGTTTGACGGTGAAATTTATGTGAAAGAAGCCAACGGCGAGCCACGTAAAATCAATGTTACGTTGCCTTATGAGTTTGCCAATTCGGATAAAGAATTGCTTACGTCTGGTAATGGCGCGACGGAAATATCTGTTTCACCCGACGGCAAAGAAGTTGTGTTTGTGGAACGTGGCGAAGTGTTCGTAACGGCGGTAGAATACGGTACCACCAAACGCATTACCAACACGCCAGAGCAAGAACGCAATGTGAGTTTTAGCCCCGACGGAAAATCTATTTTGTACGCTGGCGAAAGAAACGGCAGTTGGAATTTGTACCAAACCAAATTGGTGAAAGCAGACGAAAAGCATTTCTATAACGCAACCGAAATCAAAGAAGAACCTTTGTTGGAAACGGAAGCCGAAACTTTTCAGCCGATGTATTCGCCTGATGGAAAGGAAGTTGCCTTTTTGGAAGAACGCGTGATTTTGCGTGTAATTAATTTGGCTACCAAACAAGTTCGCACGATTTTGGGCAAAGAACACAACTATTCGTATTCGGACGGAGACCAATGGTACAACTGGTCGCCAGATAGCAAATGGTTTTTGGTGAATTATGCTACTACGCATTTGTTTTTGCCTGAAGTTGGTCTCATTTCGGCAGACGGCAAAGGCAAAGTGAAAAATTTGACCAATAGCGGCTATTCGGATACCAACCCGATTTGGCAATTAGGCGGCAAAGCCATGCTTTGGTCTTCGGACAGACAAGGTATGCGCAGCCATGGCAGTTGGGGCGCACAAGACGATATGTACGCTTTGTTCTTTACGCAAGATGCTTACAATCAATTTGTAATGAGCAAAGAGGAGTACGAGGCTTGGAAAGAAACCAACAAAAAAGACGACAAGAAGGAGGATAAAAAAGACGATAAAAAGAAAGATGACAAAAAAGGCAAGTCCGACGACAAAAAGGAGGAAAGCGTAAAGCCTATCGAAATAGATTTCGAGCATCTGGAAGATCGTCGCGTTCGCCTAACGATTCATTCTTCGCAACTCGGTGGCGCATTCCTCAACAAAGACGGCACGAAATTGTATTACATGAGCCGTTTTGAAAAAGGTTTTGATTTGTGGGTAAACGATTTTAAGGAACATGAAACCAAGTTGTTAGCCAAATTAGATGCTGGTTCGGTGGGTATGGAAATGAGCAAAGACGGCGAAAGTCTTTTTGTGGTGGCCGATGGTTCGCTTTCCAAAATTTCGTTGAGCGATGGCAAGAAAAAAGGCATTTCGTACAGAAGTGAAATGAATCTTGACCGCAGCGGCGAACGTGCCTATTTCTTTGAACACGCTTGGCGACAAGTGAAAAAGAAATTCTATGACCCTGCTTTGCATGGCGTGGACTGGGATTTTTACAAAAAAGCATACAACAAATTTTTGCCACACATCAACAACAACTACGATTTTGCGGAAATGCTAAGCGAGTTGTTGGGCGAGTTGAACGCTTCGCACACGGGTTCGGGCTACCGTCATAGCAGCAAACAAGCCGACCAAACGGCTTCTTTAGCGGCTTTTTATGATACAAAATACAAAGGCAATGGTTTGAAAATCGTGGAGATAATGGACAAAAGCCCATTGCAACAAACCAAAAAAGCCGTGAAAGTGGGTGACGTAATCGAAAAAATAGACGGTGTACTTATTACCCCAGACATGGATTATTACCCGTTACTGAATCGCAAAGCGGGCAAACCTGTAACGCTGACCATCGCCGAAGCGGGTGGCGCAACACGCCGCGACGAGACCATTAAACCTGTGTCTGTGGGTCGTGAAAACGAACTTTTGTACGAACGTTGGGTAAAACGCCGCCGCGAGCAAGTAGAAAAACTTTCGGGTGGCCGTTTGGGATATGTACACGTGCAAGGCATGAACAGTCAAAGTTTTAGAGAAGTTTACTCGGAGGTTTTGGGTAGATATTCGGACAAAGAAGCTATTGTAATTGATACGCGCTTTAATGGTGGCGGTTGGTTGCACGATGACTTGGCGACGCTTTTCACGGGTAAAGAATACGTTACGCTTTCGCCGCGCGGTCAGGATTTCGGCCACGACCCAATGTCGAAATGGACTAAGCCAAGTGCCTTGCTGGTAAGTGAAAGTAACTACTCTGATGCGCACGCTTTCCCGTATGTGTACCAGACGTTGGGTATTGGTAAAATTGTGGGTATGCCCGTGCCAGGTACAATGACTGCCGTTTGGTGGGAAACGCTCCAAGATCCGACACTTTATTTTGGTATTCCTGAAGTTGGTGCGAAAGATACAAAAGGTAAATATCTTGAAAACCAACAACTTGAGCCAGATGTAAAAGTAAACAATGAATACGAGCAAGTAGTAAAAGGCCGCGACCAGCAATTGGAAAAAGCCGTAGAAACATTGCTCAATCAGTTGGGTAAAAAATAAAATAACCTAACCTCGAATCCAATAAAAAACCCGTACAGAGCCAGTCTATACGGGTTTTTTATTTGTGTAAATTTTGGTCAAATAAAAAGCTTTTTTGTTTGCCTAATTATTTAGCGTTTGAAGCCCAATACACTACCACCACATTCGCCGCCGCCCTGATACGAGAACGACAAATAATAAATACCTGTGGCAGAGCATTTGTAGCCAAACACGGGATAAAATGCCCCAGAGGCTTTGTCTAAGTTGCTACCTAATTCTTTACGGTTCGAATCGTAGAGCGTAACGATGAGTTTTTTAGCATCGCCATCTTTTCCACAAAGCGTAACCAAATAGTTACTGTCTTTACTGAAAACGTAAGAGTATTCTACTTTTCCACCGTTGCCAGCTTTTGCGCCGTCTATGGAGAAACTTTTAAGGAAGTTATAACCGTTCACTAACTTGCCATTGCAGTGGTCGATGAAGCCAGCGGCATCGCATTGGGCATAAGACTTATTTGGAGCTAAAGTAGCTAATGCCATCACTACCAGAGACAAAAAGGCTGTTTTCAAATATTGCATTTTCTTGACTTAATTTATTGGCGTTTGAAACCTAATACACTACCCGCGCATTCGCCTTGTCCGTTAGGGTAAGAGAATGACAAGTAATAAATGCCTGTTGCAGAACACTTATAAGCAAAAGCAGGGAAAAACGAGTTTGATTTTGCATCAAAATTGCTGCCCAATTCTTTACGATTAGCATCGAAAAGCGTAACAACCAATTTCTTGGCATCGCCTTCCTTGCTACAAAGCGTCATCAAATAGTTACTGTCTTTACTGAAAACGTAAGAGTATTCTACTTTTCCGCTGGTTGCTTTTCCACCATCAATCGAGAAACTTTTCAAGAAATTGTAACCGTTGGCAAGCTTGGCGTTACAATTATCCATAAACTTTTCGGCATCGCATTGCGCGAATGAAGCCTTCGGCAACATGGCAAAGAAACAAAATGTTACAATTGCGATAAGGAGCTTTTTCATGTTGTGATTAATTTTGAAGGTTTTACTTTTTGTTGATAATTCTGTCCCGAATTTCAGCAGTGAGGCTGGTAATGGTTTTGATTTGCTCATCGCTAATGAATACGGTTGTCGTTTTGTTATCCACCAAAGTCGGAATACCATCTACAATTTCCATGTGGGGTTCGCCCTCAATGCGCTCGTTAATGGTTACGTCTTTGTAGGCAGCAGAGAGTTTCTCGATGTCAGCCAAAAACGCTTTTGTTTGTTCGTCTTTAGCACTGTTGCGCATCAGCACCACCAAACGGCCTAAAATAATCTTTTGCTCGCCGATTTTTTCTTTGAGCTTGTCGTTTGGTTTTTGTTCTGCTACTTTACAAATCAGATGCAGACCTTCCATCCAGCCGCCAGCTACGATAAGTAAACTCAAATTCGCTTGGCTTTTTTCTTGCAAATGCACATTGATTTTTTGCAAGTTGGAAGTTGTAATCAATAAAAGCGAATCCAAATTGTTGCTGTTCGTTGCCAAACGCTTGATAGTTGTAATGTCAAAAAACTGGCTGATATTCAGTCCTTTGGCCATTTCTTGCACTGCGTCCATGTAGAAAATTGCATCCTGACTTTGGCTGTACATATTCGTGTAACCAAGATCCGTGCCATAAATTCCCAGGTTCAGTGCTTTGTAGTAATTAGTAGTATAATTACCTGTATTTTTAGTCGGATTTAGGAACGTTTTGTCGTATTTGCCGCCCGATTCTTTGATAAGCGACGAGGTTTCGATAGGAGAAGGGATGGAGTTCAATACATCATTGAACACCGCGGGAGAAATAACCTCTGAGTTTGCATCTGTCGCAGTCTCTGTTTCAGCCAATGGGTCTTCTTCTGTTTCTTTTTTAGTTTCGCCTCCACAGCTATACAGTAGTAATGCGGTGCTTAGAATTGCAATGCTTAAAATATTCTTTTTCATGGAGTATATAAAGGATTTATCTGTGAAGATAGATTTCTTAGGACTTTCTACCCGAATGTAGCTACAAACCTAATAAAAAATATAGAATAAAAATACAAAAGGATTGACAAAAAGCATTATCCCACGAATAATTACAGTAAAAATGCCTGCTTCTTGCTTGTTTTATGTTAAGTTTATACTATATAGTTTATTTTTTATTTGAATATTTGTCGGTTGGTTAAATATGGTATATTGTTGGTTTTGCCATATTTAATTTTGTAAAACATCGTGCAAGACATTGATTTGTAATCGCTTTCCCTTGATATAATTGTAATTGCTTTTGTACAAAAGCAATGTTTGTTGGTTGTATTTTTTGGTGGGTGTTTATAAAAAAAGAGTATTATTTTCCCAAAACGCACACAAACTACTTCGTGCAAGTTTTAGGGCAGATATTCAGTTTTTGCATTTAGTTCCTGTACGGCTTTGGCCACTTCTACGAGCAAAGAAGGGTCTTTTTCGATGCCATTGCCCACTACAATCACGTCTGCGCCTGCCTCCAATGCGCTGCGAGCCGCTTGCGCGTTGGTAATGCCGCCACCTACAATCAGGGGCGTATCGGTTGCTTTGGTTACGGCTGCAATCATGCGTGCGCTGACTGGTTTTTGTGCGCCGCTGCCCGCGTCCAGATACATGAGTTTGAGGCCAAGCATTTCGCCCGCCATGGCGGTGCAGGCTGCTACCGAATTTTTGTCGTAAGGAATCGGGGTCGTGTTACTGATGTACGAAACGGTTGTTTGTACGCCGCTATCCACGAGCATATAGCCTGTTGGCCAAATTTCTAATTTACTTTTTTTCAATAATGGCGCGGCGGCTACGTGTTGCCCAATTAAAAATTCGGGATTGCGCCCCGAAATCAAGGACAAAAACAAAATCGCGTCGGCTTCAAAAACCAAATGCAAATTACTGCCAGGGAACAATACGACAGGAATATCGCTCAATTCTTTCAGACGCGTAACCAAGCTGTGCAGCCCGTCGGAGGCGATAAGACTCCCGCCCACAAAAAAATAGGCTACTTCATGGGCATGGCATTGCGCCACCATGTCAGAAAGGCGGTGCATATTGACCTTGTCTGGATCAATAAGCACCGCAAAAGATTTCTTCCCTAATTGTTTATTTTGAATAAGTTTTTGAAACAGCGTTTTTGTCGGCTCCTGCGTCATTTTTGTTGTTCATTTGCTCAATAAATTGAATGATTTTTTCTCTGGCAATAGAGAGTAAAAACGTTGCAATTGAGCTTTTTATCATAGAAATAATTAACGAATCCTGTTTGGGTTCTGCTACGGCTATGCCGTCGGCTTTGCCAGATTGTTTCTTACTTTTTCCTGAGAAGAAAACTTTTTTGGTAACAAAGTAAGTAACCACCAACACACCGCCCACAATTGCACCTGTACGCGCCCAATAGCCAGCATTTTTCTTAAAATCTTGTAATTGGGTTTCGAGGGCTTGTTTAAAGCGGTCTGTGCTTTGGCTTAAAAAGTCTTTTTCGTCGTCGTCGCTGCTGAAACTATTGCGTGTTGCTGGATTGTTGAGATTCATCGGTGTTTAACTTATTTTTTTCTTTAAAAAAACGAGATATGGCATTGTTTATTTTACCTTTTACGGTAGGGTGTTCCCTGAAGCGCATTAATAAACCAAATGTTGTAATATATAAAAAAGCAACGATTAAGTAACCTAAAAATTGACTATTAAATATAAAATTTAAGAATGCACCAAGTGTAATGCTGGTCATTATCAGTGCCATTACGCCAACGAATGCGATGACCAAAAAAAACATTAGTTTGCCAATCGCATCGCTAATTTCTTGGCGCATCTCCACTTTGGCCAGTGCCAAGCGGTTTTCCAAATAGCCCGTCAGATTGGCCACAAATTCATTTACGTTAAGCATTTTGCCAAAAGAATCAAATAATCCCATAGTTGTACGATAAGGTTCTGGAGGTTTGCCGCACAAATTTAGACGGCTTTCTTTTAGTCCGAAAAAAAATAGCAAAATTTCGCTCACTTACATCTTAGAGCTACATTTGCCCCAAACCTACTATTTTTGTTGTTAAGTTTACAGGTTTGCGCCCAATTTTGGCTTTTGTTTTTACTTATGTTTTTTATCAGACTTATCTCCAAACTGCCTTTTTGGGCATTGTATCTTATTTCAGATTTCTTGTATGTGCTGATGGCGCACGTGATTGGGTATCGTCGTAAAGTCATCATCGAAAATCTGCAAAAATGTTTTCCCGAAAAATCTGCCGCCGAGCTGGACGCTATCAGTAAAGATTTTTACCGCAACTTATGCGATGTGATTGTGGAAACGTTTAAAGTGCTGGATATGAACGTAGAACAGATGCAACAACGCGTCCAAACCACTAATTTACCGCTCCTTACTGATATGCTCGACGCGGGTACGCCCGTGCTCATTATGACGACACACCAATGCAATTGGGAATGGTTGCTGCCAGGTTGCGGTACGGCTTTTTCGTACCCGACGCACGGCGCGTATAAGCCTTTGCACAATCAATTTTTTGATAAAGTAATGCTGTCGATTCGCTCGCGTTTTGGCGCAAAACTCATTGCCGACACCCAAATTTTGCGTGAAAGCCTCCGCTATAAAGACGAAGTGCGCGTAGTGGCACTGGTAGCCGACCAAACGCCATCTTCGCCCAAATTAGCCTACAAAACGTTGTTTTTGCATCGCCCGACTGCCTTTTTTACGGGTACGGAACGGTTGGCTTACTCGTTGGGTTATCCTGTTATTTTTGCTGAAATGAAACGCGTCAAACGCGGGTTTTATGAAGTGACCTATCACGATATTGCCAAGCCGCCTTACGACAAAAATTCTCACCAAATTTTGGAAGGTTATGTCAGGCAAACGGAAGCGGCTATTCGCCGCGCACCGTCCAACTGGCTTTGGTCGCATAGGCGTTGGAAACACCACGTGGACTTAGATTAAATCCCGTCCATTGCCGTATAAAAATCCTTGCGCATTTGGGCAAAACGCTGTTCTACGGTTGCGATAAACGCCTCAGACAGAATCGTTTTTACATCGGCTTCGCTGGTAAGGTCAAGTTCGCTTACTTTGTAGGTTTGTTCCAAAACGTCTTGTTCGAACTTAATAATAAATTTCCCGTTCCACGAAAAAATAGTGATTTTGGATTCGGGACGTACGATTTCTTCTACAACTCTCATAATTGTCTAACTCATTAAAATTGGCAAACAAAATTACAAATGCACCTTATAAATCAAATCAGAAAATTACTTTTTGGCCTTGCGTTGGCTTGCGGCCTGCTCAGTTCGTGTAGTGCTCCGACCGAAAAAGCGACGAATCAGTCGCTGCAACTTACCGACGATTTGGGTAATAAAATAATCATGCCACACGCGCCGCACACGGTGGTTTCGCTCTCGCCCGCCATGACCGAAATGCTGTTTGCTGTTTGTGCCGACTCGCAAATTTTGGCCGTTACCAGCATTTGTAATTATCCTGAAGCGGTTAAAAACAAAAAGAAAATTTCGGCGTATCCGCTTGACATAGAAACGATTGTAGGCCTAAAGCCTGATATTATTTTCACGGAAGAAGGCATGACCTCGCCCGAAAATGCCGAGAAACTCAAAAGTTTGGGTATTCCTGTCTATTTTCAACGCTACGTTACGGCTTCCGATTTGCTGGCCGATTTGCGCATGATGGGCAACCTAATGCAACAACCCGAAAAAACAACGCACGTACTCGACTCGCTCGAAGCGGAATTGCGCACGTTTGAAGCCGAAGCCCAAATGCCGAAGACTCGGCCTAAAGTGTTGGCTATCACGTGGCAAAACCCGATTTATGCTTACGGAAAAAACACATTGATGACCGATAAAATCCGTTTGGCGGGTGGCGAGAATGCCATTGATACGGTTTTTGCTAAAATTTATCCCGAACTCATGCGCGAGTACATTCTAAAGATGAATCCAGACGTTATTTTTGGGGGAACTTTCGGAAAAATGGACAGCACGTTTTTTAGCTTGTACCCCGAACTAAAACAAGTGAATGCGTACCGCAACAAATGCGTGTACGAACTCAACGACGATTTGACTTCGCGCCCTTCGCCGCGAGTGTTGGAGTCGGTGCGTGAAATCAAGAAAGTTTTGGCCTCTTGTCCAGCAGCGCAGCCAAAACAATAAAAATTTATTTTTCAAGCCAATGATAAAAAACGTAAAAGGCAAAGTAGTCCAGAATCAAAATTTTATTAAACATCTGAGCAGCACGTATTTAATCATGTTGGTTAATTACGCTGCTTTGTTTTTTCTCACGCCTTACACTTGGAAGCAACTCAACACGGAAGAGTTCGGGATTTGGGTTTTGCTCACCACCATCATCACTTATTTTGGGCTATCGAACATGGGCTTTTTGCAGTCGCTGCTCACCGAGCTGCCCAAACGCCGCGACAACCCGCAGGAAATCAGTAAGTTAGTTAGTACGGTTTTTTATTCGTTAGTTGGTTTTTCGGCGGTGGGCTTGGTAGTCGCTTTTGTGATTTATTGGGGAATGGAGCATTTTTTCAAGATTTCGCCCGAAAATGTACGCGTGGCAAAACTGGCTTTTTGGCCTGCTTACGGTACGTTTTTGTTATCGTTTCTTTCTTCTATTTTCTATAACATTATGCTTTCGTCGGCGAAGATTGTAGAAAAAAACTTTCTGGAACTGCTCAAAATTATTTTTACTAACCTGCTCATTTTCTTGATGGTAAAAATGGGTTATGGTCTTGTTGGGATTGTTTGGGCTACGTTTGGCGTTACGTTTGTCTATGTGATCGCCTTGTACGTGCAAGCAAAAAAGATATTAGATTTTCGCCTAAGCCATCATTATTACGACAAAATCACTTTTCGAGAAATGGCCAAACCAAGTTTGTATTATTTCTTGATTGGGATTGGCTACCAAATCGTTTTTTATTCGGATAATTTGCTGATCGGCAAGTTGGCGGGAACGGCTTTTGTGGCCGTGTATGCCCAAACATATCGCATTCCAGACATTGCCCTGAAGTTTATCATGAAAATTTCGGACATGAAATTACCCAAAATTACGACACTCAACAGCCAACATAAATACTCGGAATTGCTGCAAATTCATAACCGTTTGTTGGTTTTTACGGCAGGGGTGGCCGTACCCGCTTTTCTTTTTCTGTATTTCTTGGGAATAAAAGTGTTGGAACTTTGGTTGGGCGACGATACGGGCCGTTTTGACCCTGTCATTATGCGCATTTTTGCGTTTTATATGCTGATACATGCGATTTTGCACGTGCCTTCGGCGTTCCTGACGGGCATGGGCGTACACAAACGCGTTTCTTATTTTTCTTTGTTTGAAGCAGGTTTGAATATTGTGTTATCGCTGATTTTTTATCGGTGGTTTGGTTTGGCTGGTATCGCGTTGGGCACACTGACGGCGAGTTTGCCGAGTTTGGTTTTTGTGCTATACGAATTTTATGGATACATTTACCGTTCTGAAAAATTCACGTCGTGGCGGCAGCTTTGGCGTGTATAAGCAGCATTTTGTATTGATTTTTCAACTAAAAATAATTCGATGAGTCAGGATTTGTCGGCGGGTTTTACCAAAATAAAGTGTAGGCCATCGTCTATGCACCATTACACAACCCGCGAAGGCGTACTAACGGCTTTGCATCAAAATTTACCCAAATTTAAAGGCGTTGTATTGGATGTAGGTTGCGGAAATATGCCATATAAACCGCTGGTTTTGAGTAATGTAACCAAAGCAACAACATACATTGGTTTGGATTTGGACGTGTACGACTACAAGGCCAATGTTTATACCACGCAGCCCGATTTGTTGTGGGACGGCCAAAAAATTCCGCTCGACAACGAAAGTGTAGATACTGTAATCCTGACAGAAGTGCTGGAACATTGCGCTGACCCCGAAGCGGTTTTGCGCGAGATTTTCAGGGTTTTGCGCCCCAACGGAAACTTGTTTTTGACCGTGCCGTTTCTGTGGCTTTTGCACGAAGTGCCACACGACGAATATCGTTACACGCCTTTTTCGCTCCGAAGACATATTCAAAATGCTGGCTTTTTGCCACCCGAACTTCATTCGCTTGGAGGCTGGAATAGGGCTTTGGCGCAAATGCTTGGAATGTGGGTGGGCTATGGCTCTGCGCCCAGACTTTTGCGCAAAGGTTTGCGATATGCGCTTTTTCCGCTATATTGGCTTTTGGTGCGCACGGATCGCCCTTCGGACGCTTTCGGCCACGCCGACATGATTACGGGGCTTTCGGCTTGGTGTACCAAACCCGCCAACTAATACAATTTTTACCAGCAGATTTTATACAATGCTTTTCTGTTTCTTAAGCATTTTTTTACGACTTTTGCCCAGTAGCAACCCGATGCAATTTATCCTCATTAACGTAGCAAAAATATGACGGAATTAAACTTTGAACTCGTTTGGCGTAAAGTCAAAAACCTGACCATCGAAATATTACTTGCTTTTTCGGTTTTTGTTCTGATTGTCAATACGTTTATTACGTTTTCTAATGATGCGGCACTCGAAGAAAATAGCAATCAATTGATTCATACTTATAATGTTTTGCAACAAGTAGATGCGCTTTCGATTGCTATCAAAGATGCCGAAACAGGCCAGCGTGGTTATTTGATTACGGGAGAAGAACATTATTTGCAACCGTATTTGGCAGCTCGTACGCAATCCAATAACGTACTGGACAATCTTAAAAAACTGCTGGACAATCCCGAACAGCGTAAGAACTTGGCCAAACTCTCAGCTAAAGTTGCCGAAAAATTTGACGAAATGGAAAACTCCATTACTGCTCGCCGCAACAATGGTTTGAACGAAGCCGTTAAGCTGGTGAAAACTGATAAAGGCCGCATCATAATGGATAATATTCGCCTCATTATTGCTGATATGAGCGAAATAGAAACCGATTTGTTGGCAGAACGCAACGACAGCCTAGACAGACAGAATAAAAGTAGCCAAGTATTCCGAATCGTAGGAAGTATTTTTGTAATAGCTATTATTTTATTTGCTATCAAAAATACTCGCGACCAAAAAGCGTCACGCCTCCAAATTTTTGAAAATATAGACAATAACAATCGTAATTTGTTGCTCAACTTGGGGCATCACCTCGATATTACGGATGAGCAAGCTGTTACCCAAAGCCTCATTACCAATCTTACCAACGCCATCAACTTTATTAGCAGCGTAGGCGAAGGCAAATTTGATGTGGAATTTAACGGCCTTACCGACGAAAATAAAACATTGAATCAGAATACATTAGCAGGTTCTTTGGTGAACATGCGCGACAAACTGCAACAAGTGGCCGCCGAAGACACCAAACGCCAATGGGCTACGGAAGGCGTGGCGCACGTGGGCGAAATTTTGCGCAAGCAATCCGACAACATCGAAGGTTTGGCACACGAAGTAATCATTAATTTGGTGAAATATGTGAAGGCCACACAAGGCGGTTTGTTCAGCCTCAACGACACCAACCAACACGACACGTACATCGAAATGTTGGCCTGCTATGCCTACGACCGCACGAAGTATTTGCAACGCCGCGTAGAGCTTGGCGAAGGGCTGATAGGAGAGGCCGTTGCCGAAGGCGATACGATTTATCTCACCGATATTCCAACCTCGTATTTGCGTATTACGTCGGGGCTTGGTGGCGAAAATCCAAGTTATTTGTTGGTGGTTCCGCTCAAAATCAACGAACAAGTTTTTGGAGCGATAGAGCTGGCGGCTTTCCATCCTTTCGAGGAACATCAAATCGCTTTTGTGGAAAAAATTGGCGAAAGCATTGCCAGTACTTTGTCGGCTATTCGCATCAATGAGCAAACCAAACGCCTTTTGGCTGATGCCCAAATGCAGGCCGAGCAAATGCGTGCGCAAGAAGAAGAAATGCGCCAAAACACGGAAGAATTACAAGCTACGCAAGAAGAGTCGGAGCGTCGCGTAAAAGAATTGTTAGATGTGATTTCGGACAAAGAACGTTTCATCGCGCAGCTTCAACGCAAATAATTTTGATTTTATATAAAACCCCTAAAAGGTTGCAATTTTATATATAAGTATTTCATTTTCAGTTAATTTTAACTCACATATTTTCATTTTCTTTTTCAATAAAAAGTCATGCAATACAGAATAGAAAAAGATACGATGGGCGAGGTACAAGTACCTGCCGAGAAGTATTGGGGCGCACAAACAGAACGCTCTCGCAACAACTTCAAAATTGGCCCTGAGGCCAGTATGCCAAAAGAAATTATTTATGCTTTTGGTTATTTGAAAAAAGCGGCAGCTTATGCAAACCATGAACTTGGCGTACTTTCTGCCGAAAAACGCGACCTTATCGCGCAAGTTTGCGAAGAAATCATCGCTGGCAAACTTGATGCAGAATTTCCCCTCGTAATCTGGCAAACTGGTTCGGGTACGCAAAGCAACATGAACGTAAACGAAGTGGTTGCTAACCGTGCGCACGTGCTAAAAGGTGGTTCTCTTTTGGACGAGAAAAAAGTGCTTCACCCGAACGACGACGTAAACAAGTCTCAATCGTCTAACGATACTTTCCCAACAGCGATGCACATTGCCGCTTACACCCAAGTGGTAAATGTTACAATCCCTGGTATGCAAAAATTGCGTAACACATTGGCCAGCAAAGCAGAAGAATATATGAACGTAGTGAAAGTGGGTCGTACGCACTTCATGGACGCTACACCACTTACGCTTGGCCAAGAGTTTTCGGGTTATGTACAACAAATCGACAATAGCATTCGTGCTTTGCGTAATGCGTTGGAAGCTGTAAAAGAATTGGCTTTGGGCGGCACTGCCGTAGGTACAGG
This genomic window from Flexibacter flexilis DSM 6793 contains:
- a CDS encoding S41 family peptidase, which translates into the protein MKKSLLGALLLQCAVAMGQETAAPLWLRYPAISPNGKEIIFNYKGSLFKVSADGGVAVPLTLNNSYNYKAVWSPDGKQVAFASDRNGNFDVYVMPSQGGTAQRLTTFSGGELPTSFTPDGKKVLYNAVIADSPENVMFPSGVLPELYAVSVAGGRPEQVLTVPAQEAVYDKAAKRLLYYNRKGYENEWRKHHTSAVARDVMMYDVATQKHEYITSFMGEDRNPVFAADEKSIYYLSEQSGTFNVHQLDLGTKQNTQITRYDKHPVRFLTASQDNKLCYSFDGEIYVKEANGEPRKINVTLPYEFANSDKELLTSGNGATEISVSPDGKEVVFVERGEVFVTAVEYGTTKRITNTPEQERNVSFSPDGKSILYAGERNGSWNLYQTKLVKADEKHFYNATEIKEEPLLETEAETFQPMYSPDGKEVAFLEERVILRVINLATKQVRTILGKEHNYSYSDGDQWYNWSPDSKWFLVNYATTHLFLPEVGLISADGKGKVKNLTNSGYSDTNPIWQLGGKAMLWSSDRQGMRSHGSWGAQDDMYALFFTQDAYNQFVMSKEEYEAWKETNKKDDKKEDKKDDKKKDDKKGKSDDKKEESVKPIEIDFEHLEDRRVRLTIHSSQLGGAFLNKDGTKLYYMSRFEKGFDLWVNDFKEHETKLLAKLDAGSVGMEMSKDGESLFVVADGSLSKISLSDGKKKGISYRSEMNLDRSGERAYFFEHAWRQVKKKFYDPALHGVDWDFYKKAYNKFLPHINNNYDFAEMLSELLGELNASHTGSGYRHSSKQADQTASLAAFYDTKYKGNGLKIVEIMDKSPLQQTKKAVKVGDVIEKIDGVLITPDMDYYPLLNRKAGKPVTLTIAEAGGATRRDETIKPVSVGRENELLYERWVKRRREQVEKLSGGRLGYVHVQGMNSQSFREVYSEVLGRYSDKEAIVIDTRFNGGGWLHDDLATLFTGKEYVTLSPRGQDFGHDPMSKWTKPSALLVSESNYSDAHAFPYVYQTLGIGKIVGMPVPGTMTAVWWETLQDPTLYFGIPEVGAKDTKGKYLENQQLEPDVKVNNEYEQVVKGRDQQLEKAVETLLNQLGKK
- a CDS encoding geranylgeranylglyceryl/heptaprenylglyceryl phosphate synthase, yielding MTQEPTKTLFQKLIQNKQLGKKSFAVLIDPDKVNMHRLSDMVAQCHAHEVAYFFVGGSLIASDGLHSLVTRLKELSDIPVVLFPGSNLHLVFEADAILFLSLISGRNPEFLIGQHVAAAPLLKKSKLEIWPTGYMLVDSGVQTTVSYISNTTPIPYDKNSVAACTAMAGEMLGLKLMYLDAGSGAQKPVSARMIAAVTKATDTPLIVGGGITNAQAARSALEAGADVIVVGNGIEKDPSLLVEVAKAVQELNAKTEYLP
- a CDS encoding phage holin family protein → MGLFDSFGKMLNVNEFVANLTGYLENRLALAKVEMRQEISDAIGKLMFFLVIAFVGVMALIMTSITLGAFLNFIFNSQFLGYLIVAFLYITTFGLLMRFREHPTVKGKINNAISRFFKEKNKLNTDESQQSSNTQ
- a CDS encoding lysophospholipid acyltransferase family protein, yielding MFLLMFFIRLISKLPFWALYLISDFLYVLMAHVIGYRRKVIIENLQKCFPEKSAAELDAISKDFYRNLCDVIVETFKVLDMNVEQMQQRVQTTNLPLLTDMLDAGTPVLIMTTHQCNWEWLLPGCGTAFSYPTHGAYKPLHNQFFDKVMLSIRSRFGAKLIADTQILRESLRYKDEVRVVALVADQTPSSPKLAYKTLFLHRPTAFFTGTERLAYSLGYPVIFAEMKRVKRGFYEVTYHDIAKPPYDKNSHQILEGYVRQTEAAIRRAPSNWLWSHRRWKHHVDLD
- a CDS encoding ABC transporter substrate-binding protein → MHLINQIRKLLFGLALACGLLSSCSAPTEKATNQSLQLTDDLGNKIIMPHAPHTVVSLSPAMTEMLFAVCADSQILAVTSICNYPEAVKNKKKISAYPLDIETIVGLKPDIIFTEEGMTSPENAEKLKSLGIPVYFQRYVTASDLLADLRMMGNLMQQPEKTTHVLDSLEAELRTFEAEAQMPKTRPKVLAITWQNPIYAYGKNTLMTDKIRLAGGENAIDTVFAKIYPELMREYILKMNPDVIFGGTFGKMDSTFFSLYPELKQVNAYRNKCVYELNDDLTSRPSPRVLESVREIKKVLASCPAAQPKQ